A single Cellulomonas sp. SLBN-39 DNA region contains:
- a CDS encoding HAMP domain-containing sensor histidine kinase, whose translation MTVPARPPVRHARSDVHRARLPDIRPLDRFRTIKMKLGVLVAASVTLASFILWLGYGQALGPSRTLPLAIALSLVLTLLLARGMTSPLREMTAAARAMAAGDYSRRVRSTSRDEVGQLAEAFNTMADDLQQLDTFRRELVANVSHELRTPVTALQAQLENLVDGVSEPDPATLQAALAQTQRLSRLVGSLLDLSRVEAGAVPLDAQEVPVQRLLTEAAEEGRLVGAPKDLTFPVSVEPADLTVHADPERLHQVLANLLQNAVRHSPAGAEVRLEARRVGRSVQIDVVDSGPGIAREQRAHVFERFVRGNTPALTGQGSTGGTGLGLAIVRWAVELHGGTVEVADSASGTVMRVRLPGAGTVGPAEPRRGFPRR comes from the coding sequence GTGACCGTCCCCGCCCGACCGCCCGTGCGGCACGCGCGCTCCGACGTGCACCGCGCCCGGCTGCCGGACATCCGCCCGCTCGACCGCTTCCGCACGATCAAGATGAAGCTGGGCGTGCTGGTGGCCGCGAGCGTGACGCTGGCGTCGTTCATCCTGTGGCTGGGCTACGGGCAGGCGCTGGGTCCGAGCCGGACGCTGCCGCTGGCGATCGCGCTGTCGCTGGTGCTGACGCTGCTGCTGGCCCGCGGCATGACGTCGCCGCTGCGGGAGATGACGGCGGCGGCACGGGCCATGGCGGCCGGTGACTACAGCCGCCGGGTCCGCTCGACGAGCCGTGACGAGGTCGGCCAGCTCGCCGAGGCGTTCAACACGATGGCGGACGACCTGCAGCAGCTCGACACGTTCCGTCGCGAGCTGGTCGCGAACGTGTCCCACGAGCTGCGCACGCCCGTGACCGCGCTGCAGGCGCAGCTGGAGAACCTCGTCGACGGCGTCAGCGAGCCCGACCCGGCGACGCTGCAGGCGGCCCTGGCCCAGACGCAGCGCCTGTCGCGGCTGGTGGGCTCGCTCCTCGACCTGTCCCGGGTCGAGGCGGGCGCGGTGCCGCTGGACGCGCAGGAGGTGCCGGTCCAGCGTCTGCTCACCGAGGCCGCCGAGGAGGGGCGCCTCGTCGGGGCGCCGAAGGACCTGACCTTCCCCGTCTCGGTGGAGCCCGCGGACCTGACGGTGCACGCCGACCCCGAGCGGCTGCACCAGGTGCTGGCCAACCTCCTGCAGAACGCGGTCCGGCACTCCCCCGCCGGCGCGGAGGTCCGCCTCGAGGCGCGCCGCGTGGGTCGGTCCGTGCAGATCGACGTGGTCGACAGCGGACCGGGCATCGCCCGGGAGCAGCGGGCCCACGTGTTCGAGCGGTTCGTGCGCGGCAACACGCCGGCGCTGACCGGGCAGGGCTCGACCGGCGGGACGGGCCTGGGCCTGGCCATCGTGCGCTGGGCGGTGGAGCTGCACGGCGGCACGGTGGAGGTCGCCGACAGCGCGTCGGGCACGGTCATGCGGGTGCGCCTGCCGGGCGCCGGCACGGTCGGTCCCGCCGAGCCGCGCCGCGGGTTCCCCCGGCGCTGA
- a CDS encoding multifunctional oxoglutarate decarboxylase/oxoglutarate dehydrogenase thiamine pyrophosphate-binding subunit/dihydrolipoyllysine-residue succinyltransferase subunit produces MTQNAKSDLRADFGANEWLVDELYEQYTKDRNAVDPAWWDFFEGYKPGSGAAEAAPAEADRAPVAVSTGTAAPAAGPAATTPSAPPTPVAQPPAPEPAATTSPVATAQPATAPYAQAAAARPEDDTADAPVDEVQKLRGPAARVVTNMESSLEVPTATSVRAIPAKLMVDNRIVINNHLARGRGGKVSFTHLIGFALVEALREMPAMNAAYTLVDGKPGVLQPAHVNLGLAIDLAKPDGTRQLLVPSIKKAETLDFAQFWTAYEDVVRRARNNKLAVDDFAGTTISLTNPGTIGTVHSVPRLMQGQGTILGVGAMDYPAEFAGTSDEQLNRMGVSKVLTITSTYDHRIIQGAQSGDFLRILGRKLLGEDGFYDRVFAALRVPYEPVRWVRDAGHDPDVEAIKPARIAELIHAYRSRGHLMADTDPLAYRQRKHPDLDVQNHGLTLWDLDRAFPTGGFTGRSRATLREVLGLLRDSYCRTVGAEYMHLQDPRQRRWLQERLESGYARTPREDQLRILRRLNAAEAFETFLQTKYVGQKRFSLEGGESLIPLLDAILSRAANGGLDEVGIGMAHRGRLNVLANIAGKSYGQIFSEFEGNQDPKSVQGSGDVKYHLGTEGVFTAESGATTQVYLAANPSHLEAVDPVLEGIVRAKQDRIDLGGDGFSVLPILIHGDAAFAGQGVVFETLNLAQLRGYRTGGTIHLIVNNQVGFTTGPSSSRSSQYATDVAKGLQVPIFHVNGDDPEAVVRVAELAFEYREQFDRDVIIDMVCYRRRGHNEGDDPSMTQPMMYNLIEAKRSVRKLYTETLVARGDITLDEAEQALRDYQQQLERVFAETREDGWTPPPPESEAVAGLERPESQLEDAGMMVGWQTAVPASVLERIGRAHVQPPEGFTVHPKLAQLLARREQMSRQGGIDWGYGEILAFGSLLVEGTPVRLAGQDSRRGTFVQRHAVLHDRQTGAEWTPLLYLSGDQAKFWVYDSSLSEYAALGFEYGYSVERPDALVLWEAQFGDFVNGAQTVIDEFISSAEQKWAQRSSVVLLLPHGYEGQGPDHSSARIERFLQLAAEDNMTVAQPSTPASHFHLLRRQAYDRPRRPLVVFTPKSMLRLKTATSAVEDFTTGTFRTVIGDDLASAKAEQVTRVLLCSGKVYWDLLAHRLQSGDQQTAIVRFEQLYPLQPDAIREALAPFDGAELVWVQDEPRNQGPWSYMSMHLPQLVERPLRVVSRHESASPAAGSAKKHAAEQKELVEAAFRR; encoded by the coding sequence GTGACCCAGAACGCGAAGTCCGACCTCCGTGCCGACTTCGGCGCGAACGAGTGGCTCGTGGACGAGCTCTACGAGCAGTACACGAAGGACCGGAACGCGGTGGACCCCGCGTGGTGGGACTTCTTCGAGGGCTACAAGCCCGGGTCGGGGGCCGCCGAGGCGGCACCGGCCGAGGCGGACCGTGCGCCGGTCGCCGTCAGCACCGGGACGGCGGCCCCCGCCGCCGGGCCGGCCGCGACGACGCCGTCCGCCCCGCCGACACCCGTCGCGCAGCCCCCGGCCCCCGAGCCGGCCGCGACGACGTCGCCGGTCGCCACCGCGCAGCCCGCGACGGCGCCGTACGCGCAGGCCGCCGCCGCGCGCCCCGAGGACGACACGGCCGACGCCCCCGTCGACGAGGTGCAGAAGCTGCGCGGCCCCGCCGCCCGCGTCGTGACGAACATGGAGTCGTCCCTCGAGGTGCCCACGGCCACCTCGGTGCGCGCGATCCCGGCCAAGCTCATGGTCGACAACCGGATCGTCATCAACAACCACCTCGCCCGCGGGCGTGGCGGCAAGGTGTCCTTCACGCACCTCATCGGCTTCGCGCTGGTCGAGGCCCTGCGCGAGATGCCCGCGATGAACGCCGCCTACACGCTCGTCGACGGCAAGCCGGGCGTGCTGCAGCCCGCGCACGTCAACCTCGGCCTGGCCATCGACCTGGCCAAGCCCGACGGCACGCGCCAGCTGCTGGTGCCGTCGATCAAGAAGGCCGAGACCCTCGACTTCGCGCAGTTCTGGACCGCGTACGAGGACGTCGTGCGCCGCGCCCGCAACAACAAGCTCGCGGTCGACGACTTCGCCGGCACCACCATCTCCCTGACCAACCCCGGCACGATCGGCACGGTCCACTCCGTGCCGCGCCTCATGCAGGGCCAGGGCACGATCCTGGGCGTCGGGGCGATGGACTACCCCGCCGAGTTCGCGGGGACGTCCGACGAACAGCTCAACCGCATGGGCGTGTCCAAGGTCCTGACGATCACGTCGACCTACGACCACCGGATCATCCAGGGCGCCCAGTCCGGCGACTTCCTGCGGATCCTCGGCCGCAAGCTGCTGGGCGAGGACGGGTTCTACGACCGCGTCTTCGCCGCGCTGCGCGTGCCCTACGAGCCGGTGCGCTGGGTCCGCGACGCGGGCCACGACCCCGACGTCGAGGCCATCAAGCCCGCGCGGATCGCCGAGCTCATCCACGCGTACCGCTCCCGCGGGCACCTCATGGCGGACACCGACCCGCTCGCGTACCGCCAGCGCAAGCACCCCGACCTCGACGTCCAGAACCACGGCCTGACGCTGTGGGACCTGGACCGCGCGTTCCCCACCGGTGGCTTCACGGGGCGCTCGCGGGCGACGCTGCGCGAGGTGCTCGGCCTGCTGCGCGACTCCTACTGCCGCACGGTCGGCGCCGAGTACATGCACCTGCAGGACCCGCGGCAGCGCCGCTGGCTGCAGGAGCGCCTGGAGTCCGGGTACGCCCGCACCCCGCGCGAGGACCAGCTGCGGATCCTGCGCCGGCTCAACGCCGCCGAGGCGTTCGAGACCTTCCTGCAGACCAAGTACGTCGGGCAGAAGCGGTTCTCGCTCGAGGGCGGCGAGTCGCTCATCCCGCTGCTGGACGCGATCCTGTCGCGCGCCGCGAACGGCGGGCTCGACGAGGTCGGCATCGGCATGGCCCACCGTGGCCGTCTCAACGTCCTGGCGAACATCGCCGGGAAGTCCTACGGGCAGATCTTCAGCGAGTTCGAGGGCAACCAGGACCCGAAGTCGGTCCAGGGCTCGGGCGACGTGAAGTACCACCTGGGCACCGAGGGCGTCTTCACGGCCGAGTCGGGTGCGACCACGCAGGTGTACCTCGCGGCCAACCCGTCGCACCTCGAGGCCGTCGACCCGGTGCTCGAGGGCATCGTGCGCGCCAAGCAGGACCGGATCGACCTCGGCGGCGACGGGTTCTCGGTGCTGCCGATCCTCATCCACGGCGACGCGGCCTTCGCCGGGCAGGGCGTGGTCTTCGAGACGCTGAACCTCGCCCAGCTGCGCGGCTACCGCACGGGCGGCACGATCCACCTGATCGTCAACAACCAGGTCGGGTTCACCACGGGGCCGTCGTCGTCGCGCTCGTCGCAGTACGCGACCGACGTGGCCAAGGGCCTGCAGGTGCCGATCTTCCACGTCAACGGGGACGACCCCGAGGCCGTGGTGCGGGTCGCCGAGCTCGCGTTCGAGTACCGCGAGCAGTTCGACCGCGACGTCATCATCGACATGGTCTGCTACCGCCGTCGCGGGCACAACGAGGGCGACGACCCCTCGATGACGCAGCCGATGATGTACAACCTCATCGAGGCCAAGCGGTCGGTGCGCAAGCTGTACACCGAGACCCTCGTGGCCCGCGGCGACATCACGCTCGACGAGGCCGAGCAGGCGCTGCGGGACTACCAGCAGCAGCTCGAGCGCGTCTTCGCCGAGACCCGCGAGGACGGCTGGACGCCGCCGCCGCCGGAGTCCGAGGCCGTCGCGGGCCTGGAGCGCCCGGAGTCCCAGCTCGAGGACGCCGGGATGATGGTCGGCTGGCAGACCGCGGTGCCCGCGTCGGTGCTCGAGCGCATCGGCCGCGCGCACGTGCAGCCGCCCGAGGGCTTCACCGTCCACCCCAAGCTCGCCCAGCTGCTGGCCCGGCGCGAGCAGATGAGCCGCCAGGGCGGCATCGACTGGGGCTACGGCGAGATCCTCGCGTTCGGGTCCCTGCTCGTCGAGGGCACGCCGGTCCGCCTCGCGGGCCAGGACTCGCGCCGCGGCACCTTCGTGCAGCGGCACGCCGTGCTGCACGACCGGCAGACGGGTGCGGAGTGGACCCCGCTGCTGTACCTGTCGGGCGACCAGGCGAAGTTCTGGGTCTACGACTCCTCCCTGTCGGAGTACGCGGCCCTCGGGTTCGAGTACGGGTACTCCGTCGAGCGGCCCGACGCCCTGGTGCTGTGGGAGGCGCAGTTCGGCGACTTCGTCAACGGCGCGCAGACCGTCATCGACGAGTTCATCTCCTCGGCCGAGCAGAAGTGGGCGCAGCGCTCGTCGGTGGTGCTCCTGCTGCCGCACGGCTACGAGGGCCAGGGCCCGGACCACTCGTCCGCCCGCATCGAGCGGTTCCTGCAGCTCGCGGCGGAGGACAACATGACCGTCGCGCAGCCGTCGACGCCCGCGTCGCACTTCCACCTGCTGCGCCGGCAGGCGTACGACCGCCCCCGCCGACCCCTGGTGGTGTTCACGCCCAAGTCGATGCTGCGGCTGAAGACGGCGACCTCGGCGGTCGAGGACTTCACGACCGGCACGTTCCGCACGGTCATCGGCGACGACCTGGCCTCGGCGAAGGCGGAGCAGGTCACCCGGGTGCTGCTGTGCTCGGGCAAGGTCTACTGGGACCTGCTCGCCCACCGCCTGCAGTCCGGCGACCAGCAGACCGCGATCGTCCGGTTCGAGCAGCTGTACCCGCTGCAGCCCGACGCGATCCGCGAGGCCCTGGCGCCGTTCGACGGCGCCGAGCTCGTGTGGGTCCAGGACGAGCCCCGGAACCAGGGCCCGTGGTCGTACATGTCGATGCACCTTCCGCAGCTGGTCGAGCGTCCCCTGCGGGTCGTCTCGCGCCACGAGTCCGCCTCGCCGGCCGCAGGCTCGGCCAAGAAGCACGCGGCGGAGCAGAAGGAGCTCGTCGAGGCGGCGTTCCGCCGCTGA
- a CDS encoding methyl-accepting chemotaxis protein → MARQQTAHRAQQDSAAAAAIGTDLDEILRVLSAAAGGDLEPRVGLLSGDPRTAAIRDHLHQLLDVTDAFVREAGVSLAAASEGRFHRRLLTRGLPGAFKVAARSIGSVHRTLTRDYAAQAEARQRIARNAGEVSSHVAAASTELSASVSSLAENARRGVAGADEALATVQGLEASSQQIAQAVEIIRLISGRTRMLALNATIEAARAGEAGRGFAVVADEVKVLADSAGSSSDDIAAAVAAVQESATAAAAAIDVVVATIRSMDDEVGAIATAAGDGDGGLSRMAEVLSAEVAHLTEMG, encoded by the coding sequence ATGGCGCGCCAGCAGACCGCCCACCGGGCGCAGCAGGACTCGGCCGCGGCAGCGGCGATCGGCACGGACCTCGACGAGATCCTCCGGGTGCTCAGCGCCGCGGCCGGCGGCGACCTCGAGCCGCGCGTCGGGCTGCTGTCCGGCGACCCCCGCACCGCGGCCATCCGCGACCACCTGCACCAGCTCCTCGACGTCACCGACGCCTTCGTGCGCGAGGCCGGCGTCTCGCTCGCCGCCGCGTCCGAGGGGCGGTTCCACCGTCGGCTGCTCACCCGTGGCCTGCCGGGTGCGTTCAAGGTCGCGGCCCGGTCCATCGGCAGCGTGCACCGCACGCTCACGCGCGACTACGCCGCGCAGGCCGAGGCGCGCCAGCGGATCGCCCGGAACGCCGGCGAGGTGTCGTCCCACGTGGCCGCGGCGTCGACCGAGCTGTCGGCGTCGGTGAGCTCGCTCGCCGAGAACGCCCGCCGCGGGGTCGCCGGGGCTGACGAGGCGCTCGCGACCGTGCAGGGCCTGGAGGCCAGCTCGCAGCAGATCGCGCAGGCCGTCGAGATCATCCGCCTCATCTCGGGCCGCACCCGCATGCTCGCCCTCAACGCGACGATCGAGGCCGCCCGGGCCGGCGAGGCCGGGCGCGGGTTCGCGGTCGTGGCCGACGAGGTCAAGGTGCTCGCGGACTCCGCCGGGTCGTCCAGCGACGACATCGCCGCGGCTGTCGCTGCCGTGCAGGAGTCCGCGACCGCGGCCGCCGCGGCCATCGACGTCGTCGTGGCGACGATCCGCAGCATGGACGACGAGGTCGGTGCCATCGCGACCGCCGCGGGCGACGGCGACGGCGGGCTGTCCCGCATGGCCGAGGTGCTCAGCGCCGAGGTCGCCCACCTGACCGAGATGGGCTGA